In one window of Streptomyces roseofulvus DNA:
- a CDS encoding nitric oxide synthase oxygenase, whose translation MNSETLLARIYSLDTTAGAPALPAPLPEPPGGPHPRAADADEAEEFVRLHHGEHPDQPVHLTTRLRRIREEIDETGTYTHTSDELVFGARVAWRNSSRCIGRLYWKSLRVLDRRGATTADELHRHLCDHLRQATNGGRIRPVISVFAPDTPAGRAPRVWNDQLIRYAGHRQDDGALVGDPAYADFTEAVKRLGWQAPGGAWDVLPWVIETDRDGPRLFDVPRDLVLEVPLTHPDRPDFADLGLRWHAVPAISNMRLRIGGVDYPLAPFNGWYMGTEIGARNLVDTDRYDLLPVIADHLGLDTGSEATLWRDRALVELNVAVLHSFTEAGVRISDHHTESRHFMTHLAREEKQGRGVPADWTWIVPPVSGGITPVFHRYYEDADQRPNFYLDDDARARGRGGCPFGHG comes from the coding sequence ATGAACTCCGAAACGCTTCTGGCGCGCATCTACAGCCTCGACACCACAGCCGGCGCCCCGGCCCTGCCGGCTCCCCTTCCCGAGCCGCCCGGCGGACCGCACCCCCGCGCGGCCGACGCGGACGAAGCGGAGGAGTTCGTACGCCTCCACCACGGCGAGCATCCGGACCAGCCCGTCCACCTCACGACACGGCTGCGGCGGATACGCGAGGAGATCGACGAGACCGGGACCTACACCCACACCTCCGACGAGCTCGTCTTCGGCGCCCGCGTCGCCTGGCGCAATTCCAGCCGGTGCATCGGCCGGCTGTACTGGAAGAGCCTGCGCGTCCTGGACCGCCGCGGGGCCACCACCGCCGACGAGCTGCACCGGCACCTGTGCGACCACCTCCGCCAGGCCACCAACGGCGGTCGCATCCGGCCGGTCATCTCCGTCTTCGCCCCCGACACTCCCGCCGGCCGGGCCCCGCGGGTGTGGAACGACCAGCTCATCCGCTACGCCGGTCACCGGCAGGACGACGGAGCCCTCGTCGGCGACCCCGCGTACGCGGACTTCACGGAGGCCGTGAAGCGCCTCGGCTGGCAGGCGCCCGGAGGGGCCTGGGACGTCCTGCCGTGGGTCATCGAGACCGACCGGGACGGGCCCCGGCTGTTCGACGTTCCCCGGGACCTCGTCCTCGAAGTCCCCCTCACGCACCCCGACCGCCCGGACTTCGCCGACCTCGGCCTCCGCTGGCACGCCGTCCCGGCGATCTCGAACATGCGGCTGCGGATCGGCGGCGTCGACTACCCCCTCGCGCCCTTCAACGGCTGGTACATGGGCACCGAGATCGGCGCCCGCAACCTCGTCGACACCGACCGGTACGACCTGCTGCCCGTCATCGCCGACCACCTCGGCCTCGACACCGGCAGCGAGGCCACCCTCTGGCGGGACCGCGCCCTGGTCGAACTCAACGTCGCCGTCCTGCACTCGTTCACCGAGGCCGGCGTCAGGATCAGCGACCACCACACCGAGTCCCGGCACTTCATGACCCACCTGGCCAGGGAGGAGAAGCAGGGCCGAGGCGTCCCCGCCGACTGGACGTGGATCGTGCCCCCCGTCTCCGGCGGCATCACC
- a CDS encoding sterol desaturase family protein, giving the protein MSSETPARPGTSKGAVRRGTAPAVVGPRWLDHLIHVHPVTTVAMFTPVIAVCVWLSLGEAGGWQLAGWAAAGYVTWTLSEYWGHRIVLHYEPEKGFGARLHYILHGIHHDYPTDPRRSILSPLLSIPMVGGTIYLSSGLGSLPLIFGAGYTFGYLTYDLFHLYLHLATPRSRLMRHLRSLHMRHHFRDDTKGFGISAPYWDELFGTSIARQARSGEPVA; this is encoded by the coding sequence GTGAGCTCCGAGACACCCGCCCGCCCCGGCACCTCCAAGGGCGCCGTCCGGCGGGGCACCGCGCCCGCCGTCGTCGGTCCGCGCTGGCTCGATCACCTGATCCACGTGCACCCGGTCACCACCGTCGCGATGTTCACCCCGGTCATCGCCGTCTGCGTCTGGCTCTCCCTCGGGGAGGCCGGCGGCTGGCAGCTGGCCGGATGGGCGGCCGCCGGCTACGTGACGTGGACGCTGTCGGAGTACTGGGGACACCGCATCGTGCTCCACTACGAGCCCGAGAAGGGCTTCGGGGCACGCCTGCACTACATCCTGCACGGCATCCACCACGACTACCCGACGGACCCGCGCCGCTCCATCCTGAGCCCGCTCCTCAGCATCCCGATGGTCGGGGGAACGATCTACCTCTCCTCCGGCCTCGGTTCGCTGCCGCTGATCTTCGGCGCCGGTTACACCTTCGGCTACCTCACCTACGACCTGTTCCACCTCTACCTCCACCTCGCCACCCCCAGGAGCCGCCTCATGCGGCACCTGCGCTCACTCCACATGCGCCACCACTTCCGCGACGACACCAAGGGCTTCGGCATCTCGGCCCCGTACTGGGACGAGCTGTTCGGAACCTCCATCGCCCGGCAGGCGCGGTCCGGCGAACCGGTCGCCTGA
- a CDS encoding SDR family oxidoreductase, with amino-acid sequence MPRDLRNKIVAITGGSRGIGRATAEQFVAAGAKVAIGARDHEFAAKTAAAIGARAYPLDVTDPASVQAFWKAVEADLGEIDVFVNNAGEMIVGPFEKESDEDTAHQLGVNLLGTLNGMKTAIGPMRRRGRGHIINMVSAVGMIGLPGCATYSAAKHGVVGLSEGVRAELRGSGVDLSIILPIPAQTELTSGVGKGRFVPLLTPDDIARSVLRTARRPVYNRYVPGWTNPVTRSLFLLPQPWRDAMGRFLKADQLLRTTDYQARVAYETRVKAPTVEGAGA; translated from the coding sequence GTGCCCAGGGACCTGCGCAACAAGATCGTCGCCATCACCGGCGGCAGCCGCGGCATCGGCCGCGCCACCGCCGAGCAGTTCGTCGCCGCCGGCGCCAAGGTGGCCATCGGCGCCCGCGACCACGAGTTCGCCGCCAAGACCGCCGCCGCCATCGGCGCCCGCGCCTACCCGCTGGACGTCACCGACCCGGCCAGCGTCCAGGCGTTCTGGAAGGCGGTCGAGGCCGACCTCGGCGAGATCGACGTCTTCGTCAACAACGCGGGCGAGATGATCGTCGGCCCCTTCGAGAAGGAGTCCGACGAGGACACCGCCCACCAGCTGGGCGTCAACCTCCTCGGCACCCTCAACGGCATGAAGACCGCCATCGGCCCGATGCGCCGGCGCGGACGGGGCCACATCATCAACATGGTCTCCGCCGTGGGCATGATCGGCCTGCCCGGCTGCGCCACCTACTCCGCCGCCAAGCACGGCGTCGTCGGCCTCTCCGAGGGCGTCCGTGCCGAACTGCGCGGGTCCGGCGTGGACCTGTCGATCATCCTGCCCATCCCCGCCCAGACGGAACTCACCTCCGGCGTCGGCAAGGGCCGCTTCGTCCCGCTGCTCACCCCGGACGACATCGCCCGGTCCGTCCTCCGCACGGCCCGTCGCCCCGTCTACAACCGGTACGTGCCCGGCTGGACCAACCCCGTCACCCGCTCCCTGTTCCTGCTGCCCCAGCCCTGGCGGGACGCGATGGGCCGCTTCCTCAAGGCGGACCAGCTGCTGCGCACCACCGACTACCAGGCCCGCGTCGCCTACGAGACGCGGGTGAAGGCACCCACCGTGGAAGGAGCCGGGGCGTGA
- a CDS encoding type II toxin-antitoxin system RatA family toxin, whose protein sequence is MPEVTLDALVPDATAPAVFERLRDFAAYPQYTDAVREVKVTDTGGDTLDSDWSVNFRNGILCWSERDRVDAAALTIEFTQTDGDFDQFDGAWTVHSHDDDAVTVRFTARFDLGMPSLAAIIDPIACQALIEAISLILRGLLGEHITLTASEAEPVGASAAADAR, encoded by the coding sequence ATGCCCGAGGTGACCCTCGACGCCCTCGTACCCGACGCGACCGCCCCGGCCGTCTTCGAACGGCTGCGGGACTTCGCCGCCTACCCCCAGTACACCGACGCCGTGCGCGAGGTGAAGGTCACCGACACCGGCGGCGACACCCTGGACTCGGACTGGTCGGTGAACTTCCGCAACGGCATCCTGTGCTGGTCCGAACGCGACCGCGTCGACGCGGCCGCTCTGACCATCGAATTCACCCAGACCGACGGCGACTTCGACCAGTTCGACGGCGCCTGGACCGTCCACAGCCACGACGACGACGCGGTCACCGTCCGGTTCACCGCCCGCTTCGACCTCGGCATGCCCAGCCTCGCCGCGATCATCGACCCGATCGCCTGCCAGGCGCTCATCGAGGCGATCAGCCTCATCCTGCGCGGTCTGCTGGGTGAGCACATCACCCTCACCGCGTCCGAGGCCGAACCGGTGGGCGCGTCGGCGGCGGCGGACGCACGCTGA
- a CDS encoding aspartate aminotransferase family protein, translating into MSELTIPAPPPATTASPAAAAASAAEVLGVYRRHLSKGRARLASLTGAAMEVASEGSRVWDADGKEYLDCGGYGVFLLGHRHPRVVDAVVEQIRRHPMATRLLLEPVAATAAAALAAVTPPGLERVHFVNSGAEATETAIKLARAHGRHRLISATGGYHGKTTGALAVTAKPLYQDPFRPLLPAEHVPYGDADALERALAGGAPACVILEPVQGEGGVVLPPPGYLAHVQRLCAEHGAMFVLDEIQTGLGRLGTWWGADTEDVRPDVLLVGKNLSGGVIPVAAAVATPQAYAPFDKDPFLHTSTFAASPVAMAAAAAAVAAIRDEDLVERARTLGEDLMDRLRSALAPLLGGAVVDIRGRGLLLGIELCDEGAAGELVLRLLESGLLVNHSLNAHRVVRLTPPAVLTPADLDWITRAFTTAATALARTTASTKGRC; encoded by the coding sequence ATGAGCGAGCTGACGATCCCGGCCCCGCCCCCCGCCACCACCGCGTCCCCGGCCGCCGCCGCCGCGTCGGCCGCCGAGGTGCTGGGCGTCTACCGCCGCCACCTGAGCAAGGGCCGGGCCCGCCTGGCCTCGCTGACCGGCGCCGCCATGGAGGTCGCCTCCGAGGGCAGCCGGGTGTGGGACGCGGACGGGAAGGAGTACCTGGACTGTGGCGGGTACGGGGTCTTCCTCCTCGGCCACCGCCACCCCCGCGTGGTGGACGCCGTCGTCGAGCAGATCCGCCGCCATCCGATGGCCACCCGGCTGCTCCTGGAGCCGGTCGCTGCCACCGCGGCGGCCGCGCTCGCCGCCGTCACGCCTCCCGGCCTGGAACGGGTCCACTTCGTCAACTCCGGCGCCGAGGCGACCGAGACCGCGATCAAACTGGCCCGCGCGCACGGCAGGCACCGGCTGATCTCCGCGACCGGCGGCTACCACGGCAAGACCACCGGCGCGCTCGCCGTCACCGCCAAACCCCTCTACCAGGACCCGTTCCGGCCGTTGCTGCCCGCCGAACACGTTCCCTACGGCGACGCCGACGCCCTCGAGCGGGCACTCGCCGGCGGCGCTCCGGCCTGCGTCATCCTCGAACCGGTGCAGGGCGAGGGCGGCGTGGTCCTGCCACCGCCCGGCTACCTCGCACACGTGCAGCGGCTGTGCGCCGAACACGGGGCGATGTTCGTCCTCGACGAGATCCAGACCGGCCTCGGCCGTCTCGGCACCTGGTGGGGCGCCGACACCGAGGACGTGCGGCCGGACGTGCTGCTGGTCGGCAAGAACCTCAGCGGCGGCGTGATCCCGGTCGCCGCCGCGGTCGCCACCCCGCAGGCGTACGCGCCGTTCGACAAGGACCCGTTCCTGCACACCTCCACCTTCGCCGCCTCTCCCGTCGCGATGGCCGCCGCCGCGGCCGCCGTCGCCGCGATCCGGGACGAGGACCTGGTGGAGCGGGCCCGCACCCTCGGCGAGGACCTGATGGACCGCCTCCGCTCGGCGCTGGCGCCGCTGCTCGGAGGGGCGGTGGTCGACATCCGGGGTCGCGGCCTGCTGCTCGGCATCGAGCTGTGCGACGAGGGCGCCGCCGGCGAACTCGTCCTGCGCCTCCTGGAGTCGGGGCTGCTGGTCAACCACTCCCTGAACGCCCACCGCGTCGTACGCCTGACCCCGCCGGCCGTGCTCACGCCCGCCGACCTGGACTGGATCACCCGCGCCTTCACCACCGCGGCCACCGCCCTGGCCCGCACCACCGCCTCCACGAAGGGGAGATGCTGA
- a CDS encoding SDR family oxidoreductase, which produces MPSHPTVLLTGASGVVGSALLPRLTDCRTIALTHRTPVAGADEQLAGDLTAPRLGLDADTYRRLAARVDAIVHCAALTGFSSGAEAAHALNTAGTRQMTRLAADADAVLYHVSTAFVDRTDLTRAQLGQDHGDATARPEDYLDSKRAGEDVVRSSGVPAVIVRPSVVIGDAVTGAISAFQGMHGVIHGLLRGLLPLVPVPADSPVDFVPQDVVAATIAGLVRQGRRDGEVWVTAGDSALRTECTLRVIHDTADELGLTAARPRIVGPEMVDRLIRPVFIANLHPRARRRFDDMLAMTALFAHGHVFPTSLGHIDGIPEALSAGELESALRASVAYMARTRGMVRRAAQPVRAAEQVPA; this is translated from the coding sequence GTGCCCAGCCATCCCACCGTCCTTCTCACCGGCGCGTCCGGTGTCGTGGGCAGCGCGCTGCTGCCCCGGCTGACCGACTGCCGCACCATCGCCCTGACCCACCGCACGCCGGTGGCCGGCGCCGACGAGCAGCTGGCCGGCGACCTGACCGCGCCGCGCCTCGGTCTGGACGCCGACACGTACCGGCGCCTCGCCGCGCGGGTCGACGCGATCGTGCACTGCGCGGCCCTCACGGGCTTCTCCAGCGGCGCGGAGGCCGCCCACGCGCTCAACACGGCGGGCACCCGGCAGATGACCCGGCTCGCCGCCGACGCGGACGCCGTGCTGTACCACGTGTCCACCGCCTTCGTGGACCGCACCGACCTGACGCGGGCGCAGCTCGGCCAGGACCACGGGGACGCCACCGCGCGGCCGGAGGACTACCTGGACTCCAAGCGCGCCGGGGAGGACGTCGTCCGGTCGTCGGGCGTACCCGCGGTGATCGTCCGGCCGTCGGTGGTGATCGGGGACGCCGTCACCGGTGCGATCTCCGCGTTCCAGGGCATGCACGGCGTCATCCACGGACTGCTGCGCGGGCTCCTTCCGCTGGTCCCGGTGCCGGCCGACTCGCCCGTCGACTTCGTCCCGCAGGACGTCGTGGCCGCCACCATCGCCGGCCTCGTCCGTCAGGGCCGGCGGGACGGCGAGGTCTGGGTCACCGCGGGCGACAGCGCCCTGCGGACCGAGTGCACGCTGCGGGTCATCCACGACACCGCCGACGAACTGGGCCTGACGGCGGCGCGTCCCCGCATCGTCGGCCCGGAGATGGTCGACCGGCTGATCCGGCCGGTCTTCATCGCCAACCTGCACCCCCGGGCGCGCCGCCGCTTCGACGACATGCTCGCGATGACGGCGCTGTTCGCCCACGGCCATGTGTTCCCCACCAGCCTCGGCCACATCGACGGGATACCGGAAGCCCTGAGCGCCGGCGAGCTGGAGTCCGCGCTGCGGGCGTCGGTCGCCTACATGGCCCGCACCAGGGGCATGGTCCGCCGCGCCGCGCAGCCGGTGCGCGCGGCGGAGCAGGTGCCCGCATGA
- a CDS encoding acyl-CoA dehydrogenase family protein yields MRFLERERTVVEEVLPGLDQRLAGLPLADLEAVDSPGVRLFRDAGGPGLLVPAEHGGRGADLLTALRVQRAIGSRSPSLAVATTMHHFSVASLVEAAATGGGMEWLLLAAIAKDDLLLASGFAEGRTGQGILHPSLTARTEGDKVFLSGSKKPCSLARSMNLLTASLPLPGPDGKDRLAIALIPAEAPGLSVRPFWGSPILAGAESDEVVLDDVEVPAELLVRTDVTADGRLDQLQTVGFVWFEGLMTAGYLGAASALVERTLGNPHADSAVAAEAVACVESVALALEGLAADVATAGVTQDTLSRSLICRYAAQDAINRVLSLCVEALGGMAFIGSGDIAYLNSACRALAFHPPSRTRMAAPLAEYFSGRAPLRIP; encoded by the coding sequence ATGCGGTTTCTGGAGCGTGAACGTACCGTCGTCGAGGAAGTGCTGCCGGGCCTGGACCAGCGCCTGGCCGGGCTGCCGCTGGCCGATCTGGAGGCCGTCGACAGCCCGGGGGTGCGGCTGTTCCGCGACGCCGGCGGTCCCGGCCTCCTGGTGCCCGCCGAGCACGGCGGCCGCGGCGCGGATCTGCTGACCGCCCTGCGGGTGCAGCGGGCGATCGGCTCGCGCTCCCCGTCCCTGGCCGTGGCGACCACCATGCACCACTTCTCGGTGGCGTCCCTGGTCGAGGCGGCGGCCACCGGCGGCGGCATGGAGTGGCTGCTCCTCGCCGCCATCGCCAAGGACGATCTGCTGCTCGCCTCGGGCTTCGCCGAGGGGCGCACCGGCCAGGGCATCCTCCATCCGTCCCTGACCGCCCGCACCGAGGGCGACAAGGTGTTCCTGAGCGGTTCCAAGAAGCCGTGCAGCCTCGCCCGCTCCATGAACCTGCTCACCGCCTCCCTGCCCCTGCCCGGCCCGGACGGAAAGGACCGGCTGGCCATCGCCCTGATCCCCGCCGAGGCGCCGGGGCTGTCCGTCAGGCCGTTCTGGGGCAGCCCGATCCTGGCGGGCGCCGAGAGCGACGAGGTCGTCCTGGACGACGTCGAGGTGCCGGCCGAACTGCTGGTGCGCACGGACGTCACCGCGGACGGGCGCCTGGACCAGCTGCAGACCGTCGGCTTCGTGTGGTTCGAGGGTCTGATGACGGCCGGCTACCTCGGCGCCGCCTCCGCCCTGGTCGAGCGCACGCTGGGCAACCCCCACGCGGACAGCGCCGTCGCCGCCGAAGCGGTGGCCTGCGTCGAATCCGTCGCCCTCGCGCTGGAAGGTCTCGCCGCGGACGTGGCGACGGCCGGCGTCACGCAGGACACCCTGTCGCGGTCCCTGATCTGTCGGTACGCCGCACAGGACGCGATCAACCGGGTCCTGTCGCTGTGCGTGGAAGCGCTGGGCGGCATGGCGTTCATCGGCTCCGGCGACATCGCGTACCTCAACTCCGCCTGCCGCGCCCTGGCGTTCCACCCGCCGTCCCGGACGCGCATGGCGGCCCCGCTGGCCGAGTACTTCAGCGGCCGCGCCCCCCTGCGCATCCCCTAG
- a CDS encoding MMPL family transporter, producing the protein MASQSTVRSQTPPQAAPPAPPKGLAALGRWLAKRRLAVLLVTMVALIVAVPFGSDVESRLSEGGITVPASESARADELLNNRFEGGSPHLVFIAAAGRSIDSPDVGADATALTDRLAKEPGVVQAASYWTLDKPPTLRSKDGRTGLIMVRLAGDEDEVRKAAARIVPDVVGEQGALKVTATGVTAVRMEIEKRSEEDLTRAELLSGPLVLIILLLVFGSVVAASTPLAVGILAVIGSFVVLRLLDMVVQVSVFSVNITTALGLGLAIDYSLFIVTRYREELARGRTVHEAVGESVRTAGRTVLFSALTVALSLSAMLVFPMYHLRSFAYSGIAVVVLAALGSVIVLPALLAVLGHRVDALDVRRLFRRGRRATAARTDTEGFWHKLAMAVMRRPLPFALTVAAVLVALGLPFLRAEFGDSDDRVLPASSPAYQGAQVLREEFDNREGSPLNVVLPDIDPAASAGKVAEYAEQLSTVPGITRVDALTGSYSEGARIAPPGPASERFKADKGTWLSVVSDTEPYSERGMDLVETLRAEPAPDTVLVGGQAALLVDSKATLGDKLPWALGIIALSTTVLLFLFTGSLLIPVKAIVLNLLSLTATFGAMVYVFQDGHLRWLVGDFTVTGMLDIDTPILMFCVAFGLSMDYEVFLLSRIKEEYHRTGDNVSAVAWGLERTGRLVTAAAALVATVLLAFATSSLTPLKLLGVGLALAVIVDATLVRGILVPAFMRLAGRANWWAPRPLARLHRKIGLDD; encoded by the coding sequence GTGGCTTCCCAGTCCACCGTCCGCAGCCAGACGCCGCCGCAAGCCGCACCACCCGCTCCGCCGAAGGGTCTGGCCGCACTGGGCCGCTGGCTGGCGAAGCGCCGACTGGCCGTCCTGTTGGTCACCATGGTGGCGCTGATCGTCGCGGTGCCGTTCGGCTCCGACGTGGAGAGCCGCCTGTCGGAGGGCGGCATCACCGTCCCGGCCTCCGAGTCGGCCCGCGCGGACGAACTGCTCAACAACCGCTTCGAAGGCGGCTCCCCCCACCTGGTGTTCATCGCCGCCGCCGGCAGGAGCATCGACAGCCCCGATGTCGGCGCCGACGCCACCGCGCTGACCGACCGCCTCGCCAAGGAGCCGGGCGTGGTGCAGGCGGCGTCCTACTGGACGCTGGACAAGCCGCCCACGCTGCGCTCCAAGGACGGGCGCACCGGCCTGATCATGGTCCGCCTCGCCGGTGACGAGGACGAGGTCCGCAAGGCCGCGGCACGGATCGTGCCCGACGTGGTCGGCGAGCAGGGTGCGCTGAAGGTGACCGCGACCGGCGTGACCGCCGTGCGCATGGAGATCGAGAAGCGCAGCGAGGAAGACCTCACCAGGGCCGAGCTGCTGTCCGGACCGCTCGTACTGATCATTCTGCTGCTGGTGTTCGGCAGCGTGGTCGCGGCGAGCACCCCGCTCGCCGTCGGCATCCTCGCGGTGATCGGCTCGTTCGTCGTCCTGCGGCTGCTGGACATGGTCGTCCAGGTCTCGGTGTTCTCCGTCAACATCACCACCGCCCTCGGCCTCGGTCTCGCGATCGACTACAGCCTGTTCATCGTCACGCGCTACCGCGAGGAACTGGCCCGGGGCCGCACCGTCCACGAGGCCGTCGGCGAGTCCGTGCGCACCGCCGGGCGCACCGTGCTGTTCTCGGCCCTGACCGTCGCCCTGTCGCTCTCGGCGATGCTCGTCTTCCCCATGTACCACCTGCGGTCCTTCGCCTACTCCGGCATCGCCGTCGTGGTCCTCGCCGCACTCGGATCGGTCATCGTGCTGCCGGCGCTGCTGGCCGTGCTCGGCCACCGCGTCGACGCCCTCGACGTCCGGCGCCTCTTCCGCCGCGGCCGCAGGGCGACCGCGGCGCGCACCGACACGGAGGGCTTCTGGCACAAGCTGGCCATGGCGGTCATGCGTCGGCCGCTGCCGTTCGCCCTCACGGTCGCGGCCGTCCTGGTGGCGCTCGGACTGCCCTTCCTGCGGGCCGAGTTCGGCGACAGCGACGACCGGGTCCTGCCCGCCTCCTCCCCGGCGTACCAGGGTGCCCAGGTGCTGCGCGAGGAGTTCGACAACCGGGAGGGCTCACCGCTGAACGTGGTCCTGCCGGACATCGACCCGGCCGCGTCGGCGGGCAAGGTGGCCGAGTACGCCGAGCAGCTGTCCACCGTCCCCGGCATCACCCGCGTCGACGCGCTGACCGGCTCGTACAGCGAAGGCGCCCGGATCGCCCCGCCCGGCCCCGCCAGCGAGCGGTTCAAGGCGGACAAGGGCACCTGGCTGTCGGTGGTCTCCGACACCGAGCCCTACTCCGAGCGGGGCATGGACCTCGTCGAGACGCTGCGCGCGGAGCCCGCGCCGGACACCGTGCTCGTCGGCGGACAGGCGGCGCTCCTGGTGGACTCCAAGGCCACCCTCGGGGACAAGCTGCCCTGGGCGCTCGGCATCATCGCCCTGTCCACGACGGTGCTGCTCTTCCTGTTCACCGGCAGCCTCCTCATCCCGGTCAAGGCGATCGTGCTGAACCTGCTCAGTCTCACCGCGACGTTCGGGGCGATGGTGTACGTCTTCCAGGACGGGCACCTGCGCTGGCTGGTCGGCGACTTCACCGTCACCGGCATGCTCGACATCGACACACCGATCCTGATGTTCTGCGTCGCCTTCGGACTGTCCATGGACTACGAGGTCTTCCTCCTGTCGAGGATCAAGGAGGAGTACCACCGCACCGGCGACAACGTCTCCGCCGTCGCCTGGGGCCTGGAGCGGACCGGCCGGCTCGTCACCGCGGCCGCCGCGCTCGTCGCGACCGTGCTGCTGGCCTTCGCCACCTCGTCCCTGACCCCGCTCAAGCTCCTCGGCGTCGGCCTCGCGCTCGCCGTGATCGTCGACGCCACCCTGGTGCGCGGCATCCTGGTCCCGGCGTTCATGCGCCTGGCCGGCCGTGCCAACTGGTGGGCGCCACGACCGCTCGCGCGCCTGCACCGGAAGATCGGTCTCGACGACTGA
- a CDS encoding HAMP domain-containing sensor histidine kinase has translation MRRHLVAALVALPVVVVTLLGLPLALQLSDEARRELVHTRVTEARGLLPTVVRALTEGEQSGLRRQIAEYQDRTGGRAHVFDAEGRPVVGALHPLPAELTRQSVVRAALEGRFTDSSDRQFSEPAEELVVAVPAVHRGMLVGVVVVCSALDDLELKQWTIWAAVAVTGALALAASGFLAEPLARWILRPVRCLEVAARRFADGDHTARVPVRLGPPDLRVLAETFNHLAEQVQHQVTVQKSFVSDASHQLRSPLVALRLRLENLEPHIARDGSGSLEQALGEVDRMAAILNALLLLARAESGAQATERIDVRAVVEERVASWRLVSEPRGIAVTVEGEEELVASAVAGTVDQILDVFLDNAVRAAPAGTAVRVRLVEDAAMVAVQCADSGPGMTAAERARACDRFWRGANAATGEGSGLGLAIAASLARVNDGDILLQEAPGGGLHAEVRLPARPPSQDEHHAPAALKESLR, from the coding sequence GTGCGGCGTCATCTCGTGGCCGCTTTGGTGGCCTTGCCCGTCGTGGTGGTCACCCTCCTGGGACTGCCCCTGGCCCTGCAGCTCAGCGACGAGGCACGGCGGGAACTCGTCCATACGCGGGTGACGGAGGCGCGCGGGCTGCTGCCCACGGTGGTGCGCGCCCTCACCGAGGGGGAACAGAGCGGGCTCCGGCGGCAGATCGCCGAGTACCAGGACCGTACGGGAGGCCGCGCCCACGTCTTCGACGCCGAGGGCCGGCCGGTCGTCGGGGCGCTGCATCCGCTGCCCGCCGAACTCACGCGGCAGAGCGTCGTACGGGCGGCGCTGGAGGGGCGGTTCACCGACTCCTCCGACCGGCAGTTCTCCGAGCCCGCCGAGGAACTGGTCGTGGCCGTGCCGGCCGTCCACCGGGGCATGCTGGTCGGCGTCGTGGTGGTGTGCTCGGCCCTGGACGACCTGGAGCTGAAGCAGTGGACGATCTGGGCCGCGGTCGCCGTGACCGGAGCGCTCGCCCTGGCGGCGAGCGGCTTCCTGGCCGAACCGCTGGCCCGGTGGATCCTGCGTCCCGTGCGCTGCCTGGAGGTGGCGGCCCGCCGGTTCGCCGACGGGGACCACACCGCTCGCGTGCCGGTCCGTCTCGGCCCCCCGGATCTGCGGGTGCTCGCCGAGACCTTCAACCACCTCGCCGAACAGGTGCAGCACCAGGTCACCGTGCAGAAGTCGTTCGTCTCCGACGCCTCGCACCAGCTCAGGTCCCCGCTGGTGGCGCTGCGGCTGCGCCTGGAGAACCTGGAACCCCACATCGCACGCGACGGCAGCGGAAGCCTGGAACAGGCACTCGGAGAGGTGGACCGGATGGCCGCCATCCTCAACGCGCTGTTGCTGCTGGCGCGGGCGGAGTCCGGTGCCCAGGCCACCGAGAGGATCGACGTGCGGGCCGTCGTCGAAGAACGGGTGGCGTCGTGGCGGCTGGTCTCCGAACCCCGGGGCATCGCCGTGACGGTCGAGGGCGAGGAGGAGCTCGTGGCGTCGGCGGTCGCCGGCACCGTGGACCAGATCCTCGACGTGTTCCTCGACAACGCGGTGCGCGCGGCGCCGGCCGGCACGGCCGTCCGCGTCCGCCTCGTCGAGGACGCCGCGATGGTGGCCGTGCAGTGCGCCGACTCCGGCCCCGGCATGACCGCCGCCGAACGGGCCCGCGCGTGCGACCGGTTCTGGCGCGGGGCCAACGCCGCCACCGGGGAGGGCTCCGGCCTGGGCCTGGCCATCGCCGCCAGCCTGGCGCGGGTCAACGACGGCGACATCCTGCTCCAGGAGGCTCCCGGCGGCGGACTCCACGCCGAGGTACGCCTCCCGGCCCGGCCACCCTCTCAGGACGAGCACCACGCCCCGGCCGCTCTGAAGGAGAGCCTGCGGTGA